CAGATCCTCAGCGGCGCAGGACTAGCTGCCGGCGTAACGGTCGGGTCGCTGCTCGCGCAGGAGCTGCTCAACTCCACCAGCCTCGCCGGTCTACCCAGCGCACTCGGCACGGCCGGCTCAGTACTGGCTGCCGCGATCGTCGCGCGCATCTCACAGTCCCACGGCCGCCGTCCGGGCCTGGCCACCGGCTACCTGCTCGGCGCGATCGGCAGTGCCGGTGTGATCGCAGGCGCGGTCGCCGACAGCCCAGCCCTGTTCTTCGCCGGGCTGTTCGTCTACGGCGCCGGTACGTCGACCAACCTGCAAGCCCGGTACGCCGGAGCCGACCTGGCCTCCCCAGCGCACCGGGCTCGGGCAGTGTCGACCGTGCTCGTGGCCACCACTGTGGGCGGCGTGGCCGGCCCCCTCCTGGCCGCGCCGACAGGCGACCTCTCAGCCGGTCTCGGCATCCCCTACCTGGCCGGGCCGTTCCTGCTCGCCGGTGCGGCGTACGCGATCGCCGCACTGGTCCTCGCGGTCTGGCTGCGCCCTGACCCGTTGCTGCTGGCCCGCACTGTCGAGGACGCCACACCAGACCAACCAAGCGCTCAGCCCGACCAGCGCCGTACGGGAGTGACCGCCGGCACGCTGGTCATGGTGATCACCCAGGTGGTGATGGTCGCCATCATGACCATGACGCCCGTCCACCTGCAGCACCACGGACACGGAACGGTGGCGGCAGGGGTGGTCATCGCGATCCACCTCGCGGCCATGTACCTGCCCTCTCCCCTGACCGGCTGGCTCGTCGACCGCTACAGCAGTGTCCTCATCGCCACCGCCTCCGGCCTGACCCTGCTGGCGGCCGGGCTCGTCGCGGCGACTACCTACTCCGTCGCAGGGCTGGCAGTCGCACTCGCCCTGCTAGGCCTGGGCTGGAACCTCGGCCTGGTCAGCGGCACAGCGATCGTCACCGCAGCTGTCCCGCCTGCCACCCGTGCGAGCACACAGGGCCTGGTCGACGTGTGCATCGCCGTAGCCGGTGCCTTCGGCGGACTGGTCTCCGGCGTGGTCGTCGCCGAAGCCGGCTACCCGCTCCTCGCTGCTGCAGGTGGCGTCCTGGCGCTCGGCGTCGTACCGGTGGTGGCGCTCGCCGCGCGGGCAGATTGCCGTCAGCACCGGCGTCGGGAAGAGTGCGGTGCATGAGCGAGGAACAGAGCACCTCGGACAACACCCGGGCCTTCCGTGACGCGCGCGACTTCCTGATCGCGTACCGGGAGGACTACGACACGGCGTACCGGGACTTCAGCTGGCCGGCCTTCGACCGGTTCAACTGGGCGCGGGACTGGTTCGACGCGCTCGCGGTCGAGCAGCCCGAGGTCCCGGCGCTGACCATCGTCGAGGAGGACGGCGAGGTCAACTCGCTGACCTACGCCGAGATGGCCGAGCGGTCGCGTCAGGTGGCCGGCTGGCTCACCCAGCACGGGCTGCAGCCGGGCGACCGGGTGCTGATCGTGCTCGGCAACACCGTGCCGCTGTGGGAGGTCATGCTCGGCTGCATCCGCGCCGGCGCGGTGATGATCCCGGCGACGACCCTGCTCACCGACGCCGACCTGGCCGACCGCATCACGCGTGGCGGCGTACGGGCTGTGGTCACGGCGAGCGCCGACGCGACCCGGTACGACGGCGTCGCCGACCACTGCCTGCGCGTCGCCATCGGCGAGCCGGTCGACGGCTGGCTCGACTACGAGGACACCCGCCAGTACGACGGCCCGGTGCCCGAGGTCGACACCGCGGCCGACGACTCGCTGCTGCTCTACTTCACGTCCGGCACGACCAGCGAGCCGAAGCTGGTCGAGCACACCCAGGTCAGCTACCCGGTCGGTCATCTGTCGACGATGTACTGGATCGGCCTGCAGCCCGGCGACGTGCACCTGAACGTGTCGTCGCCCGGCTGGGCCAAGCACTCGTGGAGCAACGTGTTCGCGCCGTGGAACGCGGGCGCGACGGTGTTCCTCTACAACTACGCGCGCTTCGACGCCGAGAAGATGCTGCGGGTGCTGCAGACGTACGGCGTGACCACCTTCTGCGCGCCGCCGACGGTCTGGCGGATGCTGATCCAGGCCGATCTGTCCGCGGTCGAGGTCGCGGTCCGCGAGTGCATCTCCGCCGGTGAGCCGCTCAACCCCGAGGTGATCGAGCAGGTCCGCAACGCCTGGGGCATCACCATCCGC
The Kribbella italica DNA segment above includes these coding regions:
- a CDS encoding MFS transporter, whose protein sequence is MTEAALTAATQRRTLVVLVAAQILSGAGLAAGVTVGSLLAQELLNSTSLAGLPSALGTAGSVLAAAIVARISQSHGRRPGLATGYLLGAIGSAGVIAGAVADSPALFFAGLFVYGAGTSTNLQARYAGADLASPAHRARAVSTVLVATTVGGVAGPLLAAPTGDLSAGLGIPYLAGPFLLAGAAYAIAALVLAVWLRPDPLLLARTVEDATPDQPSAQPDQRRTGVTAGTLVMVITQVVMVAIMTMTPVHLQHHGHGTVAAGVVIAIHLAAMYLPSPLTGWLVDRYSSVLIATASGLTLLAAGLVAATTYSVAGLAVALALLGLGWNLGLVSGTAIVTAAVPPATRASTQGLVDVCIAVAGAFGGLVSGVVVAEAGYPLLAAAGGVLALGVVPVVALAARADCRQHRRREECGA
- a CDS encoding AMP-binding protein; this encodes MSEEQSTSDNTRAFRDARDFLIAYREDYDTAYRDFSWPAFDRFNWARDWFDALAVEQPEVPALTIVEEDGEVNSLTYAEMAERSRQVAGWLTQHGLQPGDRVLIVLGNTVPLWEVMLGCIRAGAVMIPATTLLTDADLADRITRGGVRAVVTASADATRYDGVADHCLRVAIGEPVDGWLDYEDTRQYDGPVPEVDTAADDSLLLYFTSGTTSEPKLVEHTQVSYPVGHLSTMYWIGLQPGDVHLNVSSPGWAKHSWSNVFAPWNAGATVFLYNYARFDAEKMLRVLQTYGVTTFCAPPTVWRMLIQADLSAVEVAVRECISAGEPLNPEVIEQVRNAWGITIRDGYGQTETTAQIGNPPGQPVKLGSMGRPLPGYSIALVDAGTDAIGDDGEICIELAPPPVPLMRGYRDAKALTDEVMRGGFYHTGDVARRDEDGYITYVGRSDDVFKASDYRISPFELESVLIEHPAVAEAAVVPSPDPVRLSVPKAYVVLAAGREPSRELAAEILQFCREHLAPYKRIRRLEFADLPKTISGKIRRVELRTDEAEKVAAGNTPEHAYDEADFQQP